A window of Aromatoleum bremense genomic DNA:
GAGGAAGCCGCCGATCTGGTGCGACAGCAGCGTCAGGCCGAACAGCGTCCCCAGGTAGCGAATGCCGAACAGCTTGCCGACGAGCGCGGCCGTCGGCGGCACAGTCGCGAGCCAGGTGAAACCGAGACCCGCGGCGAACAGGTAGAACGTCAGGTCGGTTTTCGGCATCAGCAGGTAGGCACCGACCAGCAGCGCGCGCGAACCGTACATCGCCGCGAGCACGTATTTGCTGCGATAGCGCGACACCCATGCGCCCGCATAGAGGCTGCCGACGATGTTGGCCAGGCCGATGATCGCCAGCGACCAGCTCGCCACCGACGGCGGCAGGCCGCACAGATCGACTTCGCCCGGCAGGTGGGTGACGAGAAAGGCAATGTGGAAGCCGCAGGTGAAAAAGCCCGCATGCAGCAGCAGATAGCTGCGATCGCCCATCGCGCTGCAGACGCTGTTCCACAATCCGGTGTCGTCGTGGACGTGCCGGACCGGCGCCTTGCCGGACGTCGTCAGCCTGCCGACGAGCGGCAGGGCGGCGAGCGTCATCAGCGCGAGCGCCCACATCGCCCCCGTCCAGCCGACGCCCTGGATCAATTTCTGCAGCACCGGCGCGAACACGAACTGGCCGAACGAACCGCCGGCGTTGATGACTCCGGAAGCCGAGCCGCGCGCTTCGAGCGGCAGCCGCTGGGCGGCTGCGCCGATCAGCACCGAGAAGCTGCCCGCACCCGAGCCGATCGCCGACAGCAGGCCGAGCGAGACGATCAGGCCGACCCCGGAAGTCATGAACGGAGTGACTGCGCTGCCCAGCGCCAGCACCAGCAGCCCGGCGACCAACACTTTCGCGGGGCCGTAACGGTCGGCGGCCGCGCCCGCGAGCGGCTGGATCGCACCCCACATGAATTGGCCGATCGCGAGCGCGAGACTGATCGTCGCGACACCGAGCCCCGTCGAAGTGTTGAGCGGCGACACGAACAGGCCCATCGACTGCCGGGCGCCCATCGTCACCATCAGGATGCCGGCCGCAGACAGGGTGACGATCAGCACATCGCGTTTTACGAGAGAACGAAGCATGAAGAAAATTCCAATGAAGTGCCGCGGGCGACGCCAACGTAGCACACTAACTCGCGGGTGGCGCCTGAACAGACATGTTCCTTTCCGGGGCGCCATTCCTTGTTGTTGACCGGATCGGATAGAAGCGGCACACCTTCGACGAGACGGGAAACGGCTTTGCAAAGCCGTGCTCCTGGTTCGTTTTTCCGTTTCCTGAAACAATCCAGAATTGCGCAAGCTCAATGAACCGTTCGTGCCATTCCTGCACTGTGCAGCATTTCCTCCCGCCGACTTCCCGGTGGGCTGTACACATCGGCTTGAAGGAAGACATCCGTGAAATCGACTCTCCCTGCGTTGCTCGCATCTTTCTCCGCGGTCATCCTGGCCGCATGTTCCGGTCCCACGGAATCGACCGGGCCGAGCGAGCCGGGAGCCTATGTGATGAACCTGGGGAACGGGAAAGCTGAACTGCGCATCATCCGCGCGGACCGGACGTCGATGTCGGTGCCGGGAACGTGGATGAAGGACGGCTCGATGTATCAGGTCGAGGTGGCCGGGTGCGGTGCCCTCGGCTTCAGGGAGCAGGGCCTCATTACCTACTGTGACCAGTGTGTGCAGATCAAAAAGGAACCGGACCGCTACCCGGACTGTAAAATCGCCGGCGAGTCCTTCCCCGACACGTGGATCAGCTCCGGATTCTGATTCCTCCCGGAAACAGGGAGATGGCGGAGTCAAGCTCTGACGCAGCGGGTCTGCGCACGCTCGCTGCCCAATGCAATGTATCGTGACGCCCTGGCAGTCCTGACGGGAGTACGCACATGCAGATCTGGGTCGACGCCGATGCTTGTCCGAAAGTGATCAAGGAAATCCTCTACCGTGCGGCGGAACGGACCGGCGTGCTGTTGACGCTGGTCGCCAACCAGCCGCTGTTTCCGCCACGCTCGCTGTGGATCAAGACCCTGCAGGTGCCACCCGGCTTCGACGTCGCGGACAATGAAATCGTCAGGCGGCTCGCCACGGGCGACCTCGTGGTCACTGCGGACATTCCGCTGGCGGCCGAAGTCATCGCGTGCGGCGGCCATGCGCTGAACCCGCGGGGCGAGTTCTATTCGACGGAGAACATCCGCGAGCTGCTGAACCTGCGCGATTTCATGGATACCTTGCGTTCGTCGGGCGTACAGACCGGCGGCCCGGCAGCGCTGACGCAGGCTGACCGGCAGGTGTTCGCGAACCGTCTCGACCAGTTTCTCGCCCGGATCGTGTCGGACTGAGCGAGGGGGCTGCGGGCCGCTTTCCCGGCCGTCCCTTATCCCCATGCGCCGTGGGCAGGTATGTGGACAACTTGTGGGGATGCCGGGCAGGCCGTTGAACACAAAGGAAATGTTGCGTCTGCACAAAAATGAGGCATTCGCGCCACAATTCACTCGGGAGAGCGAGGCAGGCGGTCCGGGCGCATTCCCGCGCTAGAATCCCGGGCCACCTTTTTCGCGGAATTGCACATGACCGGTCTGCCGCCCATCCGTTACACCATCGCGCCGATCCGGCCTGCCTCGCATCTGTTCGAAGTCACGTGCACGGTCAGCGATCCGGCCCCCGGCGGGCAGGTGTTCCGCCTGCCGGCGTGGATTCCGGGCAGCTACATGATCCGGGAATTTGCCCGCAACATTGTCACGTTG
This region includes:
- a CDS encoding MFS transporter, which gives rise to MLRSLVKRDVLIVTLSAAGILMVTMGARQSMGLFVSPLNTSTGLGVATISLALAIGQFMWGAIQPLAGAAADRYGPAKVLVAGLLVLALGSAVTPFMTSGVGLIVSLGLLSAIGSGAGSFSVLIGAAAQRLPLEARGSASGVINAGGSFGQFVFAPVLQKLIQGVGWTGAMWALALMTLAALPLVGRLTTSGKAPVRHVHDDTGLWNSVCSAMGDRSYLLLHAGFFTCGFHIAFLVTHLPGEVDLCGLPPSVASWSLAIIGLANIVGSLYAGAWVSRYRSKYVLAAMYGSRALLVGAYLLMPKTDLTFYLFAAGLGFTWLATVPPTAALVGKLFGIRYLGTLFGLTLLSHQIGGFLGAYLGGLAITQRGDFTWMWYADMALAAAAALVNLPIREARLRTTAVVTA
- a CDS encoding YaiI/YqxD family protein, which encodes MQIWVDADACPKVIKEILYRAAERTGVLLTLVANQPLFPPRSLWIKTLQVPPGFDVADNEIVRRLATGDLVVTADIPLAAEVIACGGHALNPRGEFYSTENIRELLNLRDFMDTLRSSGVQTGGPAALTQADRQVFANRLDQFLARIVSD